From Canis lupus baileyi chromosome 16, mCanLup2.hap1, whole genome shotgun sequence, a single genomic window includes:
- the LOC140606334 gene encoding C-C motif chemokine 3-like: protein MEVSTAALAVLLLIAALCSQTCSSTFGADTPTSCCFSYISRQIPRKFVVDYYETSSQCSKPGVIFQTKRGQQICADPGKAWVQKYITNLELNA from the exons ATGGAGGTCTCCACGGCTGCCCTGGCTGTCCTGCTTCTCATCGCTGCGCTCTGTTCCCAGACCTGCTCTTCCACTT TTGGTGCTGACACTCCGacctcctgctgcttctcctaTATCTCCCGGCAGATTCCTCGAAAATTTGTGGTGGACTATTATGAGACCAGCAGCCAGTGCTCCAAGCCCGGTGTCAT CTTCCAAACCAAAAGAGGCCAGCAGATCTGTGCTGACCCCGGGAAGGCCTGGGTCCAGAAGTATATCACCAACTTGGAGCTGAATGCCTGA
- the LOC140607466 gene encoding C-C motif chemokine 3, with translation MKVPGAALAVLLCTMSLCSQVFSAPFGADTPIACCFSYVSKQIPRKFIVDCFETSSQCSKPGIIFETRKGRQACANPSEAWVQEYVADLKLKA, from the exons ATGAAggtccccggggctgccctcgcCGTCCTCCTCTGCACCATGTCCCTCTGCAGCCAGGTCTTCTCTGCACCAT TTGGTGCTGACACCCCAatagcctgctgcttctcctacGTCTCCAAGCAGATTCCACGCAAGTTCATAGTCGACTGCTTTGAGACCAGCAGCCAATGCTCCAAGCCCGGTATTAT CTTCGAAACCAGAAAAGGCCGCCAGGCCTGTGCCAACCCCAGTGAGGCCTGGGTCCAGGAATATGTGGCCGATCTGAAGCTGAAAGCCTGA